A portion of the Rhodanobacter sp. AS-Z3 genome contains these proteins:
- a CDS encoding cytochrome c-type biogenesis protein translates to MRQLLRILVMASLLFAGFAHAQAIEPLPFKDHTQELRFQHLTHQLRCPMCQNETLADSNAPIARDLRNQIFRMMQAGKNDDEIKQFLVARYSDYVLYDPPLTASTWLLWFGPLLILLAGAGVVLAVIRQRSRTARTVVETPTDTGDDW, encoded by the coding sequence ATGCGACAGCTGCTGCGAATACTCGTCATGGCCTCGCTGTTGTTCGCTGGCTTTGCTCACGCGCAGGCCATCGAACCACTGCCGTTCAAGGATCACACGCAGGAATTGCGCTTCCAGCATCTCACCCATCAGTTGCGCTGCCCGATGTGCCAGAACGAAACCCTGGCCGACTCCAACGCGCCGATAGCACGCGACCTGCGCAACCAGATTTTCCGGATGATGCAGGCCGGCAAAAATGATGACGAGATCAAGCAATTCCTGGTCGCGCGTTATTCCGATTACGTGCTGTACGACCCGCCGCTGACCGCGAGCACCTGGCTGCTCTGGTTCGGTCCACTGCTCATTCTGCTGGCCGGTGCCGGCGTGGTGCTGGCAGTGATCCGCCAGCGCAGCCGCACCGCCCGC
- the ccmE gene encoding cytochrome c maturation protein CcmE produces the protein MNPTRKRRLTIVLSILAATAVAAVLVVLALQNNMNYLLTPSQVQSGEAAGYKTFRLGGMVKAGSIQRSSDSLKVTFTVVDASGTMPVEYTGILPDLFRDNQSVIATGHMDNAHFVATEVLAKHDETYMPKELKDAMAKAHEGKKIEEGAAAQDKTP, from the coding sequence ATGAATCCCACGCGCAAACGCCGACTTACCATCGTGTTGTCGATCCTCGCTGCCACGGCCGTCGCAGCCGTGCTGGTTGTGCTGGCGTTGCAGAACAACATGAACTACCTGCTCACGCCGAGCCAGGTGCAGTCGGGCGAAGCAGCCGGTTACAAGACCTTCCGCCTCGGCGGCATGGTCAAGGCCGGCTCGATCCAGCGCTCCAGCGATTCGCTCAAGGTCACCTTCACCGTGGTCGACGCCAGCGGCACGATGCCGGTGGAGTACACCGGAATCCTGCCCGACCTGTTCCGTGACAACCAGTCGGTGATCGCCACCGGCCACATGGACAACGCCCACTTCGTCGCCACCGAAGTACTGGCCAAGCATGACGAAACCTACATGCCGAAAGAGCTGAAGGACGCCATGGCCAAGGCGCACGAAGGCAAGAAAATCGAAGAAGGCGCGGCGGCACAGGACAAAACACCATGA
- the ccmD gene encoding heme exporter protein CcmD translates to MQHFLAMGGYAAYVWPAYALFFIVLIADTVAPILRRRRVLGELRARLARQSARRERQPLPPTPSP, encoded by the coding sequence CCTCGCCATGGGTGGCTATGCCGCCTACGTCTGGCCAGCCTACGCGCTGTTCTTCATCGTGCTGATCGCCGACACCGTTGCGCCGATCCTGCGCCGCCGCCGCGTACTCGGTGAACTTCGCGCCCGCCTGGCGCGTCAGAGTGCACGGCGCGAGCGCCAACCCCTTCCACCTACACCATCCCCCTGA
- a CDS encoding DsbE family thiol:disulfide interchange protein yields MNRLLPFIGFMLLVGLFGFGIWWNTQHDPNAITSPLLNKPAPAFNLPKLYEPEQKVSKADLLGKPYLLNVFASWCIECGVEHPVLTAEAPTLGVTLVGYNYKDASADAKNWLARHGNPYAVLIADESGDTAIDFGVYGAPESFLIDAKGVIRYKHIGPFTPDVVAKELKPAIAAMLKETP; encoded by the coding sequence ATGAATCGCCTGCTTCCGTTTATTGGCTTCATGCTGCTGGTCGGCCTGTTCGGCTTCGGCATCTGGTGGAACACGCAGCACGATCCGAATGCGATCACGTCGCCGTTGTTGAACAAGCCCGCACCGGCATTCAACCTGCCGAAGTTGTACGAACCCGAGCAGAAAGTCAGCAAGGCCGACCTGCTCGGCAAGCCCTATCTGCTCAATGTGTTTGCCAGCTGGTGCATCGAATGCGGCGTGGAGCATCCTGTGCTGACCGCCGAGGCACCGACGCTGGGCGTAACCCTGGTCGGCTACAACTACAAGGACGCGTCGGCCGATGCGAAGAATTGGCTGGCCCGGCACGGCAATCCCTACGCCGTGCTGATTGCCGATGAATCGGGCGACACCGCGATCGATTTCGGCGTGTACGGCGCGCCGGAAAGTTTCCTGATCGACGCCAAGGGCGTGATCCGCTACAAGCACATCGGCCCGTTCACGCCCGACGTGGTGGCGAAGGAATTGAAGCCGGCCATCGCAGCGATGCTGAAGGAAACGCCGTGA
- a CDS encoding heme lyase CcmF/NrfE family subunit, which produces MTPELGQLALILALLLALAQSILPLIGAWRGNRALMAVARPAAAGQAVFVAMAFVILAWAFLRFDFSVQYVADNSNLALPWYYRIAAVWGAHEGSLLLWILILNVWTIALVALSQKLPEVFAARVIAVMGLIAVGFLSFIIFTSDPFGRLLPMPGDGADLNPVLQDPGMTFHPPMLYMGYVGFSVAFAFSIAALLGGELEQAWVRWARPWTNMAWAFLTCGIVAGSWWAYAELGWGGWWFWDPVENASFMPWLVGAALIHAQAVTEKRGSLRAWTILLSIFAFSLSLLGTFLVRSGVLTSVHAFASDPRRGVFILAFLTIVVGGSLLLYALRAPKVLGGKAFNVVSRETVLLIGNLMFAVAAAMVLLGTLFPLIGDALNLGRISVGPPYFGFLFPLLMTPVILLMPFGPFLRWGKGDAPVLKSLLLRVLIAAMACAIIAAFFVDGNLKAILGVAAGVWVVVGVLLYAYKRWREMPRGRRYPGELAGMLLAHMGVGIFVIGVLLSESLSVTRDVRMAPGETQHIGSYDFRFDGVHHTTGPNWTADQGTVTVTRDEKQIAVMHPQKRTYPRGQVQTESAVDAGVTRDLYVALGEPMDANNLEGAWALRLYTKPFIRWIWGGGLLMMLGGVVAATDKRFRLKRAAKVEDGIDVSSTLQVQDSHA; this is translated from the coding sequence ATGACCCCCGAACTTGGCCAACTCGCGCTGATTCTCGCCCTGCTGCTGGCGCTGGCGCAAAGCATCCTGCCGTTGATTGGCGCGTGGCGTGGCAATCGCGCCTTGATGGCGGTGGCGCGTCCCGCCGCGGCCGGTCAGGCGGTGTTCGTGGCGATGGCCTTCGTCATCCTGGCGTGGGCGTTCCTGCGCTTTGATTTCTCGGTGCAGTACGTGGCCGACAACTCGAACCTGGCGCTGCCGTGGTATTACCGCATCGCCGCGGTATGGGGCGCGCATGAGGGTTCGTTGCTGTTGTGGATACTGATCCTCAACGTGTGGACGATTGCGTTGGTTGCGCTGAGCCAGAAGTTGCCCGAAGTTTTCGCTGCGCGCGTGATCGCAGTGATGGGCCTGATCGCGGTGGGTTTCCTCTCCTTCATCATCTTCACCTCTGATCCGTTTGGACGGCTGTTGCCGATGCCGGGTGACGGCGCCGACCTGAACCCGGTGCTGCAGGACCCGGGCATGACCTTCCATCCGCCGATGCTGTACATGGGTTATGTGGGCTTCTCGGTCGCTTTCGCGTTCTCGATCGCCGCGCTGCTCGGCGGTGAACTGGAACAGGCCTGGGTACGCTGGGCGCGGCCGTGGACCAACATGGCGTGGGCCTTCCTCACCTGCGGCATCGTCGCCGGCAGCTGGTGGGCGTATGCCGAACTGGGCTGGGGCGGCTGGTGGTTCTGGGATCCGGTGGAAAACGCCAGCTTCATGCCGTGGCTGGTGGGCGCCGCGCTGATTCATGCGCAAGCGGTCACCGAGAAACGCGGCTCGCTGCGCGCATGGACGATCCTGCTGTCGATCTTTGCGTTCTCGCTGTCCCTGCTCGGCACCTTCCTGGTGCGCTCGGGTGTGTTGACCTCGGTGCATGCGTTTGCCTCGGACCCACGCCGTGGCGTGTTCATCCTGGCCTTCCTCACCATCGTGGTCGGCGGCTCGCTGCTGTTGTATGCGCTGCGGGCACCGAAGGTACTCGGCGGCAAGGCGTTCAACGTGGTTTCGCGCGAAACGGTCTTGCTGATCGGCAACCTGATGTTCGCGGTCGCCGCGGCGATGGTGCTGCTGGGCACGCTGTTCCCGTTGATCGGCGATGCACTCAACCTGGGTCGCATTTCGGTTGGCCCGCCCTACTTCGGCTTCCTGTTCCCGCTGCTGATGACGCCGGTGATTCTGTTGATGCCGTTCGGTCCGTTCCTGCGCTGGGGCAAGGGCGATGCGCCGGTACTCAAGAGTCTGTTGCTGCGCGTGCTTATCGCCGCGATGGCCTGCGCGATCATCGCCGCGTTCTTTGTCGACGGAAACCTGAAAGCGATCCTCGGCGTTGCCGCTGGCGTTTGGGTGGTAGTTGGCGTGTTGTTGTATGCCTACAAGCGTTGGCGTGAAATGCCGCGTGGTCGGCGTTATCCCGGCGAACTGGCCGGCATGTTGCTGGCCCACATGGGCGTCGGCATCTTCGTGATCGGCGTGTTGCTGTCCGAATCGCTCAGCGTGACGCGCGACGTACGCATGGCGCCGGGTGAAACCCAGCACATCGGCAGCTACGACTTCCGCTTCGATGGCGTGCATCACACCACCGGCCCGAACTGGACCGCCGATCAAGGCACCGTCACGGTGACCCGCGACGAGAAGCAGATCGCCGTGATGCATCCGCAGAAGCGCACCTATCCGCGTGGTCAGGTACAGACCGAATCCGCGGTCGACGCCGGCGTCACCCGCGACCTCTACGTGGCGCTGGGTGAACCAATGGACGCCAACAACCTCGAAGGCGCGTGGGCGCTGCGGCTGTACACCAAGCCGTTCATCCGCTGGATCTGGGGTGGTGGCCTGCTGATGATGCTGGGCGGCGTGGTTGCCGCTACCGACAAGCGTTTCCGCCTCAAGCGTGCCGCGAAGGTTGAAGACGGCATCGACGTCAGCAGCACGCTGCAGGTCCAGGATAGCCACGCATGA